One Dermacentor silvarum isolate Dsil-2018 chromosome 10, BIME_Dsil_1.4, whole genome shotgun sequence genomic window carries:
- the LOC119431517 gene encoding neurofilament heavy polypeptide-like, which yields MAKGKDKSHKKKSSDEESGATSMTESKATSKASNKGTNKGASKAESTASSMHDSKGTSKAPSKGSNKVPSQAPSKLSGKAASKAPSKAPSKAPSKVANKAPSKSPSKVSGKAASKSPSKIPSKAPSKASTKAPSKAPSKASNKSPSKTPIKSPSKAGGGKMASKSAIKAPTKSPSKAQSKAQSKMKQRSQMKGDMGGKSSTRVAKAPSKMASRATSMAPSRAGSQEKGAKQSRKQFFTSKSSYSKSTSSKSSGKMKKGGSDEAARGKASRAAAKAKPDSKAASKSAPKAASKKAPGSDSGSQGSGSEEEAPKKKQPKKKKKSSDEDEDTSEEEKPKKKKADEDAKEEGDEAKEGEGEEEEEEEEEEGVYMSTTEFEAYIARREFLRDIGKCVLLIFMTACIAYLFHVWRQSDKRRYGTGIVTEHRTPPYTEEEENVTYPLDSVRDFSVEDQADAVPTEFGEAVGDF from the exons ATGGCCAAGGGCAAGGACAAGTCCCACAAGAAGAAGTCCAGTGACGAGGAGAGCGGGGCTACCAGCATGACAGAGAGTAAGGCTACCAGCAAGGCTTCCAACAAGGGTACCAACAAGGGCGCCAGCAAAGCCGAAAGCACAGCTTCCAGCATGCATGATAGTAAGGGTACCAGCAAGGCACCCAGCAAGGGTTCCAACAAGGTTCCCAGCCAGGCGCCCAGCAAGCTATCCGGCAAAGCTGCCAGTAAAGCGCCCAGCAAGGCACCCAGCAAGGCACCCAGCAAGGTTGCCAACAAGGCGCCCAGCAAGTCGCCCAGCAAAGTATCCGGCAAGGCTGCCAGTAAATCGCCCAGCAAGATACCGAGCAAGGCTCCAAGCAAGGCCTCCACTAAGGCTCCGAGCAAGGCTCCGAGCAAGGCTTCCAACAAGTCTCCAAGCAAGACTCCTATCAAATCGCCTAGCAAGGCGGGCGGCGGCAAGATGGCCAGCAAGTCGGCCATCAAGGCACCCACAAAGTCACCCAGCAAGGCTCAAAGCAAGGCTCAAAGCAAGATGAAGCAACG GAGTCAAATGAAAGGAGACATGGGCGGCAAGTCATCAACCAGGGTCGCCAAGGCCCCCTCCAAAATGGCCTCGAGGGCGACATCTATGGCGCCGTCCAGAGCAGGCAGTCAAGAGAAGGGAGCCAAGCAGTCGCGCAAGCAGTTCTTCACCAGCAAGTCGTCGTACTCGAAGTCGACCAGTTCGAAGTCATCAG GAAAAATGAAGAAGGGCGGCTCCGACGAAGCAGCCAGAGGGAAAGCCTCCAGGGCCGCCGCGAAGGCCAAGCCAGATTCGAAGGCGGCTTCGAAATCGGCTCCCAAGGCGGCTTCGAAGAAAGCGCCGGGCTCCGACTCGGGCTCTCAGGGGTCCGGCAGCGAGGAAGAGGCTCCCAAGAAGAAGCAgccgaagaagaaaaagaaatctagCGACGAAGACGAGGACACCAGCGAGGAAGAGAAGCCGAAGAAGAAAAAGGCGGATGAGGACGCCAAGGAGGAAGGCGACGAGGCTAAGGAAGGAGAGGGAGAGGAGGAAgaagaggaagaggaagaagagggcGTCTACATGAGCACCACAGAGTTTGAGGCCTACATAGCTCG CCGCGAATTCCTCCGAGACATCGGCAAGTGCGTGCTCCTCATCTTTATGACGGCCTGCATCGCCTACCTGTTTCACGTGTGGCGTCAGAGCGACAAGAGGCGTTACGGGACCGGCATCGTCACCGAGCACCGCACTCCGCCCTACACCGAGGAAGAGGAGAACGTCACGTACCCCCTCGACAGCGTCCGAGATTTCTCGGTAGAGGACCAGGCGGATGCGGTGCCCACTGAATTCGGCGAGGCGGTTGGAGACTTTTAG